Proteins encoded together in one Oncorhynchus mykiss isolate Arlee chromosome 7, USDA_OmykA_1.1, whole genome shotgun sequence window:
- the LOC110528153 gene encoding PAK4-inhibitor inka1-like: MLCLRDSGGCLRDQMHYMMRSLQDLKYFRRTCPAAAPAITPAHRSAVARACHQRALQLERRTRLRISDASTASTYDSACCLASPLEEEEDAGSRLGLGLGLGLTSPSSEKSLEFDSGYSEASWQDEGVVLRRTRNVRVSSSACLRTNLAPSGRVRPKSTSDASLESWTSFEANDPEDWTTSLLTRGRNRQPLVLGDNSFADLIQNWMDLPDFPEPAELKPSSGCRLVRGFLVNMRRKIAGMSKSVEERVRMRSSDPSSRVSRTAMAPKRLSCPLGVQAPAPRQSPFFHQSHSGLHDLDTDFYQFTALMQTGSRQPIICNDIIGYI; encoded by the exons atg CTGTGTCTGCGTGACTCTGGAGGCTGCCTGCGGGACCAGATGCACTACATGATGAGGTCCCTGCAGGACCTGAAGTACTTTAGAAGGACCTGCCCTGCTGCTGCCCCTGCAATCACCCCTGCCCACCGCTCTGCAGTGGCACGAGCCTGCCATCAGAGGGCACTTCAGCTGGAGCGCCGTACCCGTCTGCGCATCTCTGACGCTAGTACAGCCAGCACCTATGACTCAGCCTGCTGTCTGGCCAGTcctctggaggaggaggaggatgcagGCAGCCGGCTGGGTCTGGGCCTTGGCCTGGGTCTGACCTCCCCCAGTAGTGAGAAAAGTCTGGAGTTTGACTCTGGCTACTCTGAGGCCTCCTGGCAGGACGAGGGCGTGGTGCTCAGGAGGACCAGGAATGTACGGGTGTCCTCCTCTGCCTGCCTCCGCACCAACCTGGCCCCCAGTGGCCGGGTCCGACCCAAATCCACATCAGACGCATCCCTGGAGAGTTGGACCTCATTCGAGGCCAATGACCCTGAGGACTGGACCACATCGCTGCTGACGCGGGGACGGAACAGACAACCTCTGGTACTGGGGGACAACAGCTTTGCTGACCTCATACAGAACTGGATGGACCTACCGGACTTCCCAGAACCAGCAGAACTGAAGCCCAGCTCTGGGTGCAGACTGGTTCGAGGCTTCTTGGTCAACATGAGGCGGAAAATAGCTGGCATGTCAaagagtgtagaggagagggtgaggatgAGGTCCTCAGATCCTTCTTCTCGTGTGAGTCGGACAGCTATGGCCCCCAAACGACTCTCCTGCCCCCTAGGGGTGCAGGCCCCTGCCCCGCGTCAGTCCCCCTTCTTCCACCAGTCCCACTCTGGCCTTCATGATCTAGACACAGACTTCTATCAATTCACTGCcctcatgcagactggcagcagACAGCCTATTATCTGTAATGACATCATTGGCTACATCTGA